The Salvelinus namaycush isolate Seneca chromosome 38, SaNama_1.0, whole genome shotgun sequence genome includes a window with the following:
- the LOC120032101 gene encoding beta-1,3-galactosyl-O-glycosyl-glycoprotein beta-1,6-N-acetylglucosaminyltransferase 3-like, with translation MNLSLILLSGSVSLLLWIVLRHPPGSDRSPLPALDLLPLDYAADLPACSAIIQGDLEGLERKQLSLLLKTMKKQQLLSEAFYHNVTQDCQRYVTERAFITVPLSQEEKEFPVAYSMVIHDKIEMFERLLRAVYTPQNVYCVHIDQKSSVDFRTAVRAIVSCLPNVFVASKLESVVYASWSRVQADLNCMEDLLKSPVQWRYLINTCGTDFPIKTNAEMVQALKLQNGRNSLESETTEDYKNSRWQFHHKITSNMVVKTNVRKSPPPISTPMFSGNAYFLVSRAFVRHVMESQEVRVLLEWEKDTYSPDEHLWATLQRMPSVPGSNPPHIKYQESDMNAIARIVKWRSLEGDVRNGAPYPPCSGVYRRSVCVYGAGDLRWLLQHRHLIANKFDPEVDDVAIRCLESYLRFKATYRVSPGTV, from the coding sequence ATGAACTTATCGCTGATCCTCCTGAGTGGATCCGTCTCTCTGCTCCTCTGGATCGTTCTCAGACACCCGCCGGGCTCTGACAGGAGTCCTCTCCCCGCTCTGGACCTCCTGCCCCTGGACTACGCTGCCGACCTGCCGGCCTGCTCAGCCATCATCCAGGGAGACCTGGAGGGTCTGGAGAGGAAGCAGCTCAGCCTCCTGCTGAAGACTATGAAGAAACAGCAGCTGCTGTCAGAGGCGTTCTACCACAACGTGACTCAGGACTGTCAGAGGTACGTTACAGAACGAGCGTTCATCACCGTTCCTCTCAGTCAGGAGGAGAAGGAGTTCCCCGTCGCCTACTCCATGGTCATCCACGACAAGATTGAGATGTTTGAGCGGCTCCTACGTGCCGTGTACACTCCTCAGAACGTGTACTGCGTCCACATCGACCAGAAGTCATCCGTGGACTTCAGGACGGCAGTGAGGGCTATCGTGTCCTGTCTGCCTAATGTGTTTGTGGCCAGTAAGTTAGAGAGTGTGGTATACGCCTCCTGGTCCAGAGTGCAGGCTGATCTGAACTGTATGGAGGATCTCCTGAAGTCACCTGTCCAGTGGAGGtacctgatcaacacctgtggaACAGACTTCCCCATTAAGACCAACGCTGAGATGGTTCAGGCCCTCAAGCTGCAGAACGGGAGGAACAGCCTGGAGTCAGAGACCACCGAGGACTATAAAAACAGCAGATGGCAGTTTCACCACAAAATCACCAGCAACATGGTGGTCAAGACGAACGTTAGGAAGAGCCCTCCTCCAATCAGCACCCCCATGTTCTCTGGCAACGCCTACTTCCTGGTGTCCAGGGCCTTCGTCCGTCACGTGATGGAGTCTCAGGAGGTCCGGGTGCTGTTGGAGTGGGAGAAGGACACCTACAGTCCTGATGAACACCTGTGGGCCACCCTGCAGCGCATGCCCTCTGTGCCAGGGTCTAACCCTCCGCACATCAAGTACCAAGAATCAGACATGAACGCCATTGCTCGCATCGTGAAGTGGCGTTCCCTGGAAGGAGATGTGAGGAACGGAGCCCCATATCCACCCTGCTCGGGTGTCTACAGGAGGTCCGTTTGTGTCTACGGGGCTGGAGATCTCCGGTGGCTCCTACAACATCGCCACCTCATCGCTAACAAGTTTGACCCTGAGGTGGATGATGTGGCGATCAGGTGTCTGGAGTCGTACCTGCGCTTTAAAGCTACATACCGTGTCTCACCAGGGACAGTCTGA